Proteins encoded by one window of Pseudomonas coleopterorum:
- a CDS encoding LysE family translocator — protein sequence MFDITNFWLFIVAVFMLSITPGPDMAYVVGQSVANGRRAGVISAAGVALGSCTHALASIVGLTALIAASPVMFTLVKYVGAIYLIYLGGKLVLETFGRARAEAAESADIKKDADLYGLLSKGFITTLMNPKVLLFFISFFPQFVAPGGEHHTASFLVLGLTYALVAFLTDATFAILAGSASSGMSRNRSLQKLMDRVVGGVFIALGIRLALTRT from the coding sequence ATGTTTGATATCACCAACTTTTGGCTTTTTATAGTTGCCGTTTTTATGCTTTCCATAACACCAGGCCCCGACATGGCTTACGTGGTGGGGCAAAGTGTTGCAAATGGTCGGCGTGCGGGCGTCATCTCAGCGGCTGGCGTGGCCTTGGGCAGTTGCACTCATGCGTTGGCGAGTATTGTCGGGCTCACGGCCCTGATTGCGGCCTCGCCTGTCATGTTTACCCTGGTTAAATATGTTGGCGCGATCTACCTGATCTACCTGGGTGGAAAGTTGGTGCTCGAGACCTTTGGTCGCGCACGCGCAGAAGCCGCTGAAAGCGCTGACATCAAAAAAGATGCGGATCTTTATGGCCTCCTGTCAAAGGGGTTCATAACGACCCTGATGAATCCAAAGGTTCTGCTGTTCTTCATTTCATTCTTTCCACAATTCGTAGCGCCTGGAGGCGAGCACCACACCGCGTCTTTCCTGGTGTTGGGATTGACCTATGCGCTGGTAGCCTTTTTAACCGACGCAACCTTTGCGATCCTGGCTGGAAGTGCCTCAAGCGGCATGTCACGCAACCGATCGCTGCAGAAATTGATGGATCGTGTCGTCGGAGGTGTGTTCATCGCGTTAGGCATCAGGCTTGCGCTGACTCGTACATGA
- a CDS encoding SMP-30/gluconolactonase/LRE family protein — MDSFSSAEPERLDRAKGNTRRSFLKQSLAVSATLATVGSAALPRLSSAAEPLSQRYPDPLVHVLDDSFLELRVFNASVERLATGLRWAEGPVWIGAGRYLLVSDIPNNRIMRWDEITDTFSVYREHSNFSNGMCQDRQGRLIVCEGSTTTSEGRRITRTEHNGTVTVLADSFDGKPFNSPNDVVCKTDGSIWFTDPPFQTINNYEGHKITPTQPHAVYRIDGESRKVTRVIDDINGPNGLCFSPDEKLLYVVEGRAKPNRLIWAIDVKDDGTLGERRKHIEGLDYAAIDGIKCDEAGNLWCGWGGNGDPKADLEKLDGVRVFNPQGKAIGHISLPERCPNVCFGGREGNRLFMASSHSIYSLFVNARGATFAV; from the coding sequence ATGGACTCATTCTCGTCCGCCGAGCCTGAACGGCTCGACCGAGCAAAGGGCAATACCCGCCGCAGTTTTCTGAAACAATCCCTCGCGGTTTCCGCCACACTTGCCACCGTGGGCAGCGCTGCGCTGCCCCGGTTGTCCAGTGCCGCCGAGCCCTTGAGTCAGCGTTACCCTGACCCGCTGGTGCACGTGCTCGACGACAGTTTCCTTGAGTTGCGGGTGTTCAACGCCAGCGTCGAAAGACTGGCCACCGGCCTGCGCTGGGCCGAAGGGCCGGTGTGGATCGGCGCTGGTCGCTATCTGTTGGTCAGCGACATCCCCAACAATCGCATCATGCGCTGGGACGAAATCACGGACACCTTCTCCGTGTACCGCGAACACTCCAACTTCTCCAACGGCATGTGCCAGGATCGCCAGGGGCGATTGATCGTCTGCGAAGGCTCTACCACCACCAGTGAAGGCCGCCGCATCACGCGCACTGAACACAACGGCACCGTCACCGTCCTGGCTGACAGTTTCGACGGCAAGCCCTTCAATTCCCCCAATGACGTCGTCTGCAAAACCGACGGATCCATCTGGTTCACCGATCCGCCCTTCCAGACCATCAACAACTACGAAGGCCACAAGATCACCCCCACTCAACCTCATGCGGTGTACCGCATCGACGGCGAGAGCAGGAAAGTCACGCGGGTGATCGACGACATCAACGGACCGAATGGCCTGTGTTTTTCACCCGATGAAAAACTGCTGTACGTCGTCGAAGGCCGGGCCAAGCCCAATCGACTGATCTGGGCGATCGATGTGAAGGACGACGGTACTCTGGGCGAGCGCCGCAAACATATCGAAGGGTTGGACTACGCCGCCATCGACGGCATCAAGTGCGACGAGGCGGGTAATTTGTGGTGCGGCTGGGGTGGCAATGGTGATCCCAAGGCCGACCTGGAAAAACTCGACGGCGTGCGCGTGTTCAATCCACAGGGCAAGGCCATCGGGCACATTTCCCTGCCCGAACGCTGCCCGAATGTGTGCTTCGGCGGGCGCGAGGGAAACCGGCTGTTCATGGCCAGCAGTCACTCGATCTATTCGTTGTTCGTGAATGCGCGTGGGGCGACGTTCGCGGTGTAA
- a CDS encoding type II toxin-antitoxin system HicB family antitoxin, with translation MRYPICIEWGDEPTAVGIQVLDIPGAITAGDTFEEAYGAAIEIAHIMLEELAARGERIPLPSATAVLRNDAEYTDMGWGMLDIDITPYLGKTEKVNVTLPGFVISQIDRFVREHNVKSRSSFLTDAALEKLGR, from the coding sequence ATGCGCTACCCAATCTGCATCGAGTGGGGCGATGAACCTACAGCCGTCGGAATTCAGGTGCTCGACATTCCTGGCGCCATCACCGCTGGCGACACGTTCGAAGAGGCCTACGGTGCTGCGATCGAGATCGCTCATATCATGCTGGAGGAACTTGCGGCTCGTGGAGAGCGTATTCCTCTCCCAAGCGCGACGGCAGTCCTTCGTAACGACGCCGAATACACGGACATGGGCTGGGGAATGCTCGATATCGATATAACGCCTTACTTGGGCAAGACCGAAAAGGTCAACGTCACACTGCCTGGATTCGTGATTTCGCAGATCGACCGATTTGTTCGTGAGCACAATGTCAAAAGTCGATCTTCTTTCTTGACCGATGCGGCACTTGAAAAACTAGGGCGTTGA